A region of Necator americanus strain Aroian chromosome I, whole genome shotgun sequence DNA encodes the following proteins:
- a CDS encoding hypothetical protein (NECATOR_CHRI.G2790.T2) yields the protein MSHHSQPVSVKNVESTAEETTMDFDFTADLLRNPCGLQTHKSSTAGSEFIFDDDILDGEENDMSGVTEIDDLTEVPSISDAKESSEIIESRAFTHCSAPNEERSRDVFGRCIPKYRTAWRIVPDQPCLNYNVLTAEVIPSSDVKSDTVELPAELVLSLEEMHCRELQGSQEIFKKLFSGKPKKYFLGDTLEVASDVWTLFWDPHRIDDLTTFTVQSTICAALNSRRRLAFIIGIGPNKQVVGCELSQKQRETMHEVFEFCTTTEFVPPLDRDLVRLRFFPVCDSSGCEIPSRFIAEVSINDKVTTLYQLSSGRIYYADGSVVVRTRTFSDACRMLFLRRKAELNEALKEPLRRLKRTPCLRVYDELSDSSNLSSVVYVLLLSLPGVGGVQLEGSQIVETSSYVYLGRSINMENYLKEELNRRMRAAWAAFAAVREATDQLTDQDLRAHLFESSVLPALCYAAET from the exons ATGTCACACCACAGCCAGCCCGTGTCTGTGAAGAACGTGGAATCCACGGCGGAAGAAACTACTATGGACTTCGATTTTACGGCGGATCTTCTACGAAATCCATGTGGATTGC aaaccCACAAATCTTCGACTGCTGGAAGCGAGTTTATCTTTGACGATGACATCCTTGATGGTGAAGAGAATGATATGAG CGGTGTGACTGAGATTGATGACTTGACAGAGGTTCCCTCAATCTCTGATGCAAAAGAATCTTCTGAAATCATTGAAAGTCGGGCATTCACCCATTGTTCG GCGCCTAACGAGGAACGAAGTCGTGATGTTTTTGGTCGTTGTATTCCCAAGTACAGGACGGCTTG GCGGATTGTTCCCGACCAACCATGTCTTAATTATAATGTGCTTACAGCAGAAGTCATTCCGTCGTCTGATGTCAAG agTGATACCGTAGAACTTCCGGCAGAACTTGTGCTTTCGTTGGAGGAAATG CATTGTCGGGAACTTCAGGGAAgccaagaaattttcaagaagttATTCTCCGGAAAGCCAAAGAAGTATTTTCTTGGAGATACTTTAGAG GTTGCGTCAGATGTCTGGACACTTTTTTGGGATCCTCACCGAATCGATGATCTTACTACGTTCACTGTTCAGTCTACGATCTGTGCTGCATTAAATTCTCGTCGCCGCCTTGCTTTTATCATAGGGATTGGACCAAACAAGCAA GTTGTCGGTTGCGAACTATCGCAGAAACAACGTGAAACTATGCATgaggtttttgaattttgtacCACCACTGAGTTCGTCCCACCTTTGGATCGTGACCTTGTTAGACTCCGCTTCTTTCCTGTCTGCGATAGCTCCGGTTGTGAAATTCCTTCTCGATTTATTGCTGAAGTTTCCATAAATGACAAAGTTACAACG CTCTATCAATTGTCCTCTGGTCGAATATATTATGCGGATGGTAGTGTAGTGGTGCGGACAAGGACCTTTAGCGAT GCATGTCGGATGCTTTTTTTGCGCCGCAAAGCTGAGCTTAACGAAGCTTTGAAAGAACCTTTGCGTCGCTTAAA GCGAACGCCATGCCTTCGAGTATATGACGAGCTGTCAGACAGTTCCAATCTTTCTTCGGTGGTCTATGTACTTCTTTTAAGTCTTCCAGGG gtcggaggagtacaacttgaaggctcccaaatcgtggaaacttcgtcatacgtatacctcggacgttctataaACATGGAAAACTACTTGAAGGAAGagctgaatagaagaatgagagcagcatgggctgcattcgcagccgtcagggaagctacggaccaactgacggaccaagatcttcgtgcccatctgttcgaatCGTCAGTTCTTCCAGccctctgttacgcagcggagacgtaa
- a CDS encoding hypothetical protein (NECATOR_CHRI.G2790.T1), with product MSHHSQPVSVKNVESTAEETTMDFDFTADLLRNPCGLQTHKSSTAGSEFIFDDDILDGEENDMSGVTEIDDLTEVPSISDAKESSEIIESRAFTHCSAPNEERSRDVFGRCIPKYRTAWRIVPDQPCLNYNVLTAEVIPSSDVKSDTVELPAELVLSLEEMHCRELQGSQEIFKKLFSGKPKKYFLGDTLEVASDVWTLFWDPHRIDDLTTFTVQSTICAALNSRRRLAFIIGIGPNKQVVGCELSQKQRETMHEVFEFCTTTEFVPPLDRDLVRLRFFPVCDSSGCEIPSRFIAEVSINDKVTTLYQLSSGRIYYADGSVVVRTRTFSDACRMLFLRRKAELNEALKEPLRRLKRTPCLRVYDELSDSSNLSSVVYVLLLSLPGVFLGYFASDFLRKISVK from the exons ATGTCACACCACAGCCAGCCCGTGTCTGTGAAGAACGTGGAATCCACGGCGGAAGAAACTACTATGGACTTCGATTTTACGGCGGATCTTCTACGAAATCCATGTGGATTGC aaaccCACAAATCTTCGACTGCTGGAAGCGAGTTTATCTTTGACGATGACATCCTTGATGGTGAAGAGAATGATATGAG CGGTGTGACTGAGATTGATGACTTGACAGAGGTTCCCTCAATCTCTGATGCAAAAGAATCTTCTGAAATCATTGAAAGTCGGGCATTCACCCATTGTTCG GCGCCTAACGAGGAACGAAGTCGTGATGTTTTTGGTCGTTGTATTCCCAAGTACAGGACGGCTTG GCGGATTGTTCCCGACCAACCATGTCTTAATTATAATGTGCTTACAGCAGAAGTCATTCCGTCGTCTGATGTCAAG agTGATACCGTAGAACTTCCGGCAGAACTTGTGCTTTCGTTGGAGGAAATG CATTGTCGGGAACTTCAGGGAAgccaagaaattttcaagaagttATTCTCCGGAAAGCCAAAGAAGTATTTTCTTGGAGATACTTTAGAG GTTGCGTCAGATGTCTGGACACTTTTTTGGGATCCTCACCGAATCGATGATCTTACTACGTTCACTGTTCAGTCTACGATCTGTGCTGCATTAAATTCTCGTCGCCGCCTTGCTTTTATCATAGGGATTGGACCAAACAAGCAA GTTGTCGGTTGCGAACTATCGCAGAAACAACGTGAAACTATGCATgaggtttttgaattttgtacCACCACTGAGTTCGTCCCACCTTTGGATCGTGACCTTGTTAGACTCCGCTTCTTTCCTGTCTGCGATAGCTCCGGTTGTGAAATTCCTTCTCGATTTATTGCTGAAGTTTCCATAAATGACAAAGTTACAACG CTCTATCAATTGTCCTCTGGTCGAATATATTATGCGGATGGTAGTGTAGTGGTGCGGACAAGGACCTTTAGCGAT GCATGTCGGATGCTTTTTTTGCGCCGCAAAGCTGAGCTTAACGAAGCTTTGAAAGAACCTTTGCGTCGCTTAAA GCGAACGCCATGCCTTCGAGTATATGACGAGCTGTCAGACAGTTCCAATCTTTCTTCGGTGGTCTATGTACTTCTTTTAAGTCTTCCAGGGGTTTTTCTTGGTTATTTCGCAAGTGATTTTCTACGCAAAATATCAGTAAAATAA